Genomic segment of Mucilaginibacter sabulilitoris:
AAAAATGTAAAACCCAAATTGCTGAATGGCGCCGGTGTTTTTTTATAGAGCTCCTGTATATAAACCGCGCTTAAGCATACCGGTAAAAAGAAAATGAATTTCCAGGCCGGGAAATAACACTGCGCTGCAAAAAAAAGAAATATCAAAAAGCCGTTGATCAGCCCGCTTTCGCGGCTGGGTTTAAAACCGCCCTCGCGCACCAACTTGTAAAACTCAAACAGGCAAAACGAAGTTAAAATGAGATAAAATACACTAAATACATAAGGGCCCAGTAAAACAGAACCCAGCATTACTATAACAAAAAAGAAGCCGGTAATGGCGCGTACTTTCATAAATTAATTTGATTGAGGATCATGATCTCAATGGCCTTGCTAAAATCCTCCTGGTGAATATAAACTTCAATATCGCCAAAGGCCTTGTGCGATGAATCTTGCTTGTTTAACAATACGGTATCAATGTGGTGCCGGGTAAGCACCTGCTTAACAATTTCTGATTGATAAAAATTGGATGATGTGAAAATTTTGATCCAGCCTTTTTCCATTAATAATTAAACATGGGCTTCCTGAGCGCAATATTCCTGTATATATAAAGCAAAATTAAAATAATTATCAGGCTAAAAGCATAGCTGCTATAATTAAATACATGCTGGTCATCAGGGTTCAGGCTGATGCTTTTATGCTGGTACAGGTAGGTGATAACCACGGCCGAACCATTGTTTAAAAAATGTGCCCAAACGCCTGTCCAAACACTGCCACTCCAGGCCACAAAATACCCAAAGAACACACCCAATGCTACACGCGGTAAAAATGAGAAAAACTCCATGTGGAAAGTGCTGAACAAAATAGCCGTGATCCAGATGGCAGCATGGGTGTTTTTTGTCCATTTAATAAATATGGTTTGTAAACATCCCCTGAATAAAAATTCTTCGGCGATAGCCGTTAACAGGCCAACCACAAAAACGGCCCAAAGCATGGATCCTACTGAGTTCATGGTAAGCATCACGGTAGTGGCTTTCTGCGCTTGCTGTTCCATGGCGCGCATGGCATCTTCCACTGCTTTTAACGAATCGGGCAAGGTTAGTTTCTGATTAATATTGGTCAGTACCTCCATCACCGGCGACGAAAACAGCATAATGGCAAATACCAGCAGTAACAAAATTGACGGGAACTGAAAGTTTGTTTTTAAGTATTTGGGGGTATCATGTACAATAAACCGGGCAAACAATACTGGTACTACAAATAACGGAAGAGTGGTGCTTACAATTTGTAATATCCAAAGTCCGGATAGGGTGTTTTTATTGGCGGTGTTAAAGCTCATTACATCCGTAACGGTTTGAGTGCCATATATTGCCCATATTATACCTGCAGCCAGCAAGCCAAACACAATGAGCGCGAAAATTGTACCGGCTACTAAAATGATGATTTGTATTGATGGATGAGTTTGCGTTGGCTGTGCCTTGTACTGCTCAATGGGTTCTTGTATCATTTGATGTAAAATTCGTATTTTTGCACGCTAAAGATAAGGATGTCTGTACAAATAGGAAATATTGATTTAGGTGAGTTCCCGCTGTTGCTGGCGCCGATGGAAGATGTGAGCGATCCGCCCTTCCGTTACGTGTGCAAACAAAACGGCGCGGATATGATGTATACAGAGTTCATTTCATCCGAAGGATTGATACGTGATGCCGCCAAAAGCCGTCAGAAACTGGACATATTTGAATATGAGCGCCCTATAGGTATCCAGATATTTGGCAGCGATATTGACCACATGCGCGAAGCCACCGAGATTGCCTCATTGGCTGGGCCCGATCTGATGGATATTAATTATGGCTGCCCTGTAAAGCAGGTGGCGTGCCGCGGTGCCGGCGCCAGTTTATTACAGGATATTGACAAGATGGTGGCCATGACCAAAGCCGTTGTGAACGCTACCCATTTGCCTGTAACCGTAAAAACACGCCTGGGCTGGGACGATAATACCAAAAATGTTTACGAAGTTGCCGAACGCCTGCAGGATGTAGGGATAAAAGCCCTCACCATACATGGCCGCACCCGCGCGCAAATGTATAAAGGCGTAGCCGACTGGTCGCTGATACGTGATATTAAAAAGAACCCCCGCATCCAGATACCTATTTTTGGCAACGGAGATATTGATTCGCCCGAAAAGGCAGCTAACTGGCGCATGGAATTTGGTGTTGATGGTATGATGATAGGCCGTGCGGCTATTGGCTATCCGTGGATATTCCGTGAGATAAAGCATTTCTTTAACACTGGTGAATATCTCGACAAACCAACCATTACCGAGCGTATAGCCGCATGCTCAACCCATTTGCAAAAATCGGTAGAGTGGAAAGGGCCAAAAACCGGGATATTTGAAATGCGCAGGCATTACTCCAACTACTTTAAAGGCGTTGATCACTTTAAAGAATACCGTATGAGGCTGGTAACCGCCGGTACTCTACAGGAAGTATACGAAATTTTAGCAGAAATTGACGAAAAATATGCTATTGAAATGGCGTAATATTTGTTCAGATGCTTTATATTTGAAATTTAACAGACACAATTCACATGGTTACCACTATAACTGAGGGCGTTAAGGTTTCCATAGAAACCATTTATCAGCCGGAATATTCAAATCCGGCTAATGATCACTTCATGTTTGCCTATAAGGTGAATATCGAAAATATGAGTAATTATGCCATACAGCTCATTAGCAGGCATTGGTATATTTTTGATTCAAATGGTGCCAAGCGCGAAGTGGAAGGGGAAGGTGTAGTGGGTCAGCAGCCGGTTATTGAACCCGGTCATGCACATGAATATGTATCTGGCTGTAACCTGAAAACAGATATGGGCAGCATGAAAGGCGAGTACCAGATGACCCGTCTGTTAGACAATGCCTCTTTCAATGTACAGATCCCCGAATTTTACCTGATCGCCCCATACAGAATGAATTAAGCCCACAACCCCTGAATGGGGAATTGGTGAAAATATAAAAAGCCCGGATGATAATTCATTCGGGCTTTCGTGTATATATGGTATTCGATTTGGGGAAAAGTTATTTACCGGTGCTTTTCGTGTTCCTCATGAGGCCTTGTTTCCTGATGTGGCTTTGGCTGTGACGTATGGTGCTCATGAGCAGCCTGCGAGTTAGGAGTATGATGATGGTTCTGTGCAGGTTGTGGCCTGTTTTCTTCTGTAGGTTTATTGGCAGGAGTACCACCCGGATTAGCATGATGATGCGGTTTTTCACCTGCATTATTTGCAATAGCGGGTTGACTGCTGTTATCAGACTTATTGTGTTTGCTTCCGGCTTCGGCGTTGTTATCTGAATGGTTCCCGCGGGCATTGTCGCCCGATTTGTCAGTCGCAGAAACCCTTGCAGGGTGTCCTTCGGAGGTAAAATGTTTGCCGTTAACCTTGTTCATCGCGGCTGTTGCGGGTTTTCCGTTATTAACGCTGGCAAACTGGCTGCGGTCTTTCCCCGCAACCTGACGATGGCTAACTTGCTCACCAGTTGGCTGAACATGCTGCTCCTTTTCGGCGGCGCGTTCTTCGGGCCGTGGCTGGGCGCTTACACCACCCGGGCCGTTAAAGCTGGTATGATTATTTACAGTTACATTGTTAACAACCGTTTTATTGATGTAGGTGTTGTGCACAACGGTTTTGTTAACATTTACCACCGCTGTATTATAATGGAAAGAGTTGCCCGACCATCTGCCGCCAACATAACCAGAGCCTCCGTAGCCGTAACCATAATTTACACCACCATAAAAGCCGATATGCCTGCCCCAATAGCCCTCATGATAAACATACAAGGCGCCGTCGTAACCCCAGTAACCGGGAGTCCATAAATAGCCTGGTCTGGGTGGTGCTACCCAAACACCGGGTACCCAGTAATAGCCGCCATCCTGGTTATATGCCCAGTAACCGGGAGTCCATAAGTAGCCGTCAACCGGGCATGGGGGTTGCGTATAAGTAGGTAAAACCGGAGGGGCGGTTCTTATTGATATACCTATACTCACCTGCGCATAGGTTGTAGATACTGCCAGGGATGCTATCAAAAGCACCATCAGCATTTTCGCTGTTTTTTTCATATCAGATAAATTTTTACACCAAACCTATGCCCGTAACATGAATATTACATTAAGATTTGGGGTATCTGCAATTGCGCTTCATGAAAGCTTCATGAAAATAATAGCCTGATATGCAGGTTTATACAGCGAGGTTGTAATCAAAAATAAAAGCCCGGATAATGACTATCCGGGCTTTTATCAGCGTGTAAAAGACTCCCCCTTTAGGGGGCTGGGGGGCTAATTTCGTCTATTAAACAGGAACGAGGCGTAATAAACCAGCGTTGCCAGCGCGCTTAAGGCGGCAACAACATAGGTCATGGCGGCCCACCACAGGGCGTCTTTAGCTTGTTCGTGTTCTTCGGTGGTTTGCATAATGCTGTAATTGTTATTGAGCCAGGCCAATGCCCTGCGGCTGGCATCAAATTCAACCGGCAATGTGATAAAGCTAAAGAAAGTTACCAGTGCAAGCGCTGCTACGCCAATAGCCAGTACATAAGGGTTATTAGCGAAGAACAACAGCATAATACCAATAAATAAAGTCCACTGGGTTAGGGTCGAAGCTACATTGATAATAGGCACCATAGTCGACCGGAATGTTAGCCAGCCATAAGCCTGCGCATGTTGAACGGCGTGTCCGCACTCGTGCGCGGCAACAGCGGCCGCGGCTATACTGCGGCTATGATAAACATCGGGGCTTAAATTAACTGTTTTGGTTTCGGGGTTGTAATGGTCGGTAAGCTGACCTTCGATAGATACTACCTGAACATCAAATATGCCATGGGCGCGCAGCATTTTTACTGCTACTTCCTGACCCGAAAGGCCAGACAATAATGCAACCTCTGAGTATTGTTTAAATTTACTTCTGAATCGCCACTGCACTATAAAACTCACCAGGGCGACCGCAATCATCAGGAACCAAGCCGAATTGTAACCGATGTATCCCGTAATTAATAATAAGTGATTCATTGTAGTAAGTGAAATGTTAAAATGTTGTGTATTGTGAAAAAAACTGTTCAAAAAGTATTCCGAATTACTTTAAAAAGCCAAAATATATGTTAAAATAAACAGTTTTGACCGTTAACTTTTTACTTTTGATTTTAAATGGAACCTTCATTTTCATACTGGGAGCGCACCGCTTTTATAGACCATGCCGATGTGGTTATTATCGGCAGTGGCCTGGTAGGCCTGAGCGCCGCCCTGCATTTAAAAAAACAACAGCCCAACTTAAAAGTTACAGTTTTGGAGCGCGGCTTTTTACCATCAGGCGCCAGTACTAAGAACGCGGGTTTTGCCTGTTTTGGTACTGTATCTGAGCAAATTAACACAATAAATCAAT
This window contains:
- the dusB gene encoding tRNA dihydrouridine synthase DusB gives rise to the protein MSVQIGNIDLGEFPLLLAPMEDVSDPPFRYVCKQNGADMMYTEFISSEGLIRDAAKSRQKLDIFEYERPIGIQIFGSDIDHMREATEIASLAGPDLMDINYGCPVKQVACRGAGASLLQDIDKMVAMTKAVVNATHLPVTVKTRLGWDDNTKNVYEVAERLQDVGIKALTIHGRTRAQMYKGVADWSLIRDIKKNPRIQIPIFGNGDIDSPEKAANWRMEFGVDGMMIGRAAIGYPWIFREIKHFFNTGEYLDKPTITERIAACSTHLQKSVEWKGPKTGIFEMRRHYSNYFKGVDHFKEYRMRLVTAGTLQEVYEILAEIDEKYAIEMA
- a CDS encoding CPBP family intramembrane glutamic endopeptidase: MIQEPIEQYKAQPTQTHPSIQIIILVAGTIFALIVFGLLAAGIIWAIYGTQTVTDVMSFNTANKNTLSGLWILQIVSTTLPLFVVPVLFARFIVHDTPKYLKTNFQFPSILLLLVFAIMLFSSPVMEVLTNINQKLTLPDSLKAVEDAMRAMEQQAQKATTVMLTMNSVGSMLWAVFVVGLLTAIAEEFLFRGCLQTIFIKWTKNTHAAIWITAILFSTFHMEFFSFLPRVALGVFFGYFVAWSGSVWTGVWAHFLNNGSAVVITYLYQHKSISLNPDDQHVFNYSSYAFSLIIILILLYIYRNIALRKPMFNY
- a CDS encoding zinc metallopeptidase gives rise to the protein MNHLLLITGYIGYNSAWFLMIAVALVSFIVQWRFRSKFKQYSEVALLSGLSGQEVAVKMLRAHGIFDVQVVSIEGQLTDHYNPETKTVNLSPDVYHSRSIAAAAVAAHECGHAVQHAQAYGWLTFRSTMVPIINVASTLTQWTLFIGIMLLFFANNPYVLAIGVAALALVTFFSFITLPVEFDASRRALAWLNNNYSIMQTTEEHEQAKDALWWAAMTYVVAALSALATLVYYASFLFNRRN
- a CDS encoding putative signal transducing protein, which produces MEKGWIKIFTSSNFYQSEIVKQVLTRHHIDTVLLNKQDSSHKAFGDIEVYIHQEDFSKAIEIMILNQINL
- the apaG gene encoding Co2+/Mg2+ efflux protein ApaG, which encodes MVTTITEGVKVSIETIYQPEYSNPANDHFMFAYKVNIENMSNYAIQLISRHWYIFDSNGAKREVEGEGVVGQQPVIEPGHAHEYVSGCNLKTDMGSMKGEYQMTRLLDNASFNVQIPEFYLIAPYRMN
- a CDS encoding YXWGXW repeat-containing protein; this translates as MKKTAKMLMVLLIASLAVSTTYAQVSIGISIRTAPPVLPTYTQPPCPVDGYLWTPGYWAYNQDGGYYWVPGVWVAPPRPGYLWTPGYWGYDGALYVYHEGYWGRHIGFYGGVNYGYGYGGSGYVGGRWSGNSFHYNTAVVNVNKTVVHNTYINKTVVNNVTVNNHTSFNGPGGVSAQPRPEERAAEKEQHVQPTGEQVSHRQVAGKDRSQFASVNNGKPATAAMNKVNGKHFTSEGHPARVSATDKSGDNARGNHSDNNAEAGSKHNKSDNSSQPAIANNAGEKPHHHANPGGTPANKPTEENRPQPAQNHHHTPNSQAAHEHHTSQPKPHQETRPHEEHEKHR